Proteins from a genomic interval of Streptomyces fodineus:
- a CDS encoding FAD-binding protein gives MTLAADLATRFEQALDTSPEALREAAQDFGHIVSAPPLAVLRPRSAAEIQALLEFAGPRGIPVSVRGGGHSMYGQGQADDGIVLDLRAMNEVGPVADGQVTVQAGALWREVLAATLPHGRTPPVLTDYLGAGVGGVLSAGGLGGGGHRHGLVADQVLELEVVTGAGEHRLCSPDRDPGLFHAVLGGLGQCAVIVAATLRLVPAPERVRRYCLYYADLTRYLADQRRLAEEQRFTYLEGQARPAGDHGRPYMIEAVAPHDGPCPPDDDALLDGLAHDSAALETEDLGYGEFAHRVDTDEEALRETGEWLYPHPWLNLLLPHDSAETVVRAVLADPAFGDLRTTGLVLLYPLLSDRLRAPFFSRPSGEVLYLLALLRTAPPGSPETVAAMLAANRAAYELARSQGAVAYPVNALPLSDADWREHYGSRWPAFAEAKRRHDPHLVLARGHGMRF, from the coding sequence ATGACCTTGGCCGCCGACCTCGCCACCCGCTTCGAACAGGCCCTGGACACCAGCCCGGAAGCCCTGCGTGAGGCCGCACAGGACTTCGGGCACATCGTGTCGGCCCCGCCGCTGGCGGTCCTGCGCCCGCGGTCCGCCGCCGAGATCCAGGCCTTGCTGGAGTTCGCCGGACCCCGGGGCATCCCGGTCAGCGTGCGCGGCGGCGGCCACTCGATGTACGGCCAGGGTCAGGCGGACGACGGGATCGTGCTGGACCTGCGGGCGATGAACGAGGTCGGCCCCGTGGCGGACGGCCAAGTGACCGTGCAGGCGGGCGCGTTGTGGCGGGAGGTGCTGGCGGCCACCCTTCCGCACGGCCGTACCCCGCCGGTGCTCACCGACTACCTCGGCGCGGGCGTCGGCGGTGTCCTGTCGGCGGGCGGACTCGGCGGCGGGGGCCACCGGCACGGCCTGGTCGCGGACCAGGTCCTGGAACTGGAGGTGGTGACCGGAGCCGGGGAACACCGGCTCTGCTCGCCCGACCGGGACCCCGGGCTCTTCCACGCCGTGCTCGGCGGACTCGGCCAGTGCGCCGTCATCGTGGCCGCCACCCTGCGCCTGGTCCCCGCACCCGAACGGGTTCGCCGCTACTGCCTCTACTACGCCGACCTCACCCGCTACCTCGCCGACCAGCGGCGGCTCGCCGAGGAACAGCGCTTCACCTATCTGGAGGGCCAGGCCAGGCCGGCCGGCGACCATGGCCGGCCGTACATGATCGAGGCCGTGGCCCCGCACGACGGCCCGTGCCCGCCCGACGACGACGCCCTCCTCGACGGCCTCGCGCACGACTCCGCCGCCCTGGAGACGGAGGACCTGGGATACGGCGAGTTCGCCCACCGCGTGGACACCGACGAGGAGGCGCTGCGGGAGACGGGGGAGTGGCTGTATCCGCACCCGTGGCTCAATCTGCTGCTCCCGCACGACAGCGCCGAGACCGTCGTCCGCGCCGTACTCGCCGACCCGGCCTTCGGCGACCTGCGCACCACCGGCCTCGTGCTGCTGTACCCGCTGCTCTCCGACCGGCTGCGCGCCCCCTTCTTCAGCCGCCCGTCCGGCGAAGTCCTGTATCTCCTCGCCCTGTTGCGCACCGCCCCGCCCGGCAGCCCGGAGACGGTCGCGGCGATGCTGGCCGCCAACCGTGCCGCCTACGAACTCGCCCGGTCCCAGGGCGCGGTCGCCTACCCCGTCAACGCCCTGCCCCTGTCGGACGCCGACTGGCGCGAGCACTACGGCAGCCGCTGGCCGGCCTTCGCCGAGGCCAAACGGCGCCACGACCCCCATCTCGTCCTGGCGCGCGGGCATGGCATGCGGTTCTGA
- a CDS encoding inositol monophosphatase family protein, which produces MPISNGESDARLALTAAQAGAAVVRDLYGSRLARYDKSAGDFATEADLAAERAILDVLRAARPGDAVTGEESGRSGAAGAHRRWLVDPLCGTLNYAVRTVLAGVNVALREGAEATAAATADPFSGEVFWTDGEAAWVHRGGEDEPLTPWAGSALVDVNLDPPFPNAPGFRAVHLLADPGFAGRFRPRVVSSTLAVAWVAAGRRAAYVTDGDLRDSVHFAAGIALCRAAGCTVTGLYGEPVLSGAHGLVAAADAETHAALLDLVKNQRG; this is translated from the coding sequence ATGCCGATCAGCAACGGGGAATCCGACGCCCGCCTGGCCCTGACCGCCGCCCAGGCGGGCGCCGCCGTGGTCCGTGACCTCTACGGCAGCAGGCTCGCGCGCTACGACAAGTCCGCCGGCGACTTCGCGACCGAGGCCGACCTCGCCGCCGAGCGGGCCATCCTGGACGTGCTGCGCGCCGCCCGCCCCGGCGACGCCGTGACCGGCGAGGAGAGCGGACGCTCCGGCGCCGCCGGCGCCCACCGGCGCTGGCTCGTCGACCCGCTGTGCGGCACCCTCAACTACGCGGTCCGGACCGTGCTCGCCGGCGTGAACGTCGCCCTGCGCGAGGGGGCCGAGGCCACGGCCGCCGCGACCGCCGACCCGTTCAGCGGCGAGGTGTTCTGGACCGACGGCGAAGCGGCCTGGGTCCACAGGGGTGGCGAGGACGAGCCGCTGACACCCTGGGCCGGATCCGCCCTGGTGGACGTCAACCTCGACCCGCCGTTCCCCAACGCCCCCGGTTTCCGAGCGGTCCACCTCCTCGCCGACCCGGGCTTCGCCGGACGGTTCCGGCCCCGGGTGGTCTCCAGCACCCTCGCGGTGGCCTGGGTCGCCGCCGGACGCCGGGCCGCCTACGTCACCGACGGCGACCTGCGCGACAGCGTGCACTTCGCGGCCGGGATCGCCCTGTGCCGCGCGGCGGGCTGCACGGTCACCGGCCTGTACGGCGAGCCCGTGCTCAGCGGTGCACACGGACTCGTCGCGGCGGCGGACGCGGAGACCCATGCCGCACTGCTGGATCTCGTGAAGAACCAGAGGGGCTGA
- a CDS encoding discoidin domain-containing protein — MRSRTGPRALGVALAAMAALITLPLAHTTAAAAGTQTCDTANAAQGKPATASSTENAGTPASAAFDGSTTTRWSSEFSDPQWLQVDLGSVKDLCAIDLDWETAYGKDFQLQASTDGQNWTTLTTVTGARGGTASYDVSGSGRYVRIYGTARGTGYGYSLWEAAVHTTTSPTGPVQGGGDLGPHVIVVDPSTPNLQQKFDDVFHQQESAQFGTGRYQFLLKPGTYHGINAQLGFYTSLSGLGLNPDDTQINGDVTVDAGWFNGNATQNFWRSAENLAITPSNGTDRWAVAQAAPFRRIHVKGGMNLAPTGYGWASGGYIADSEIDGTVGPYSQQQWYTRDSSVGGWTNGVWNMTFSGVRGAPATNFDSGPYTTLDTTPASREKPFLYLDGSAYKVFVPSRRTNARGVSWPNTPGTSIPLEQFYVAKPGATAATINAALAQGLNLLFTPGIYHLDQTIDVTRADTVVLGLGLATLVPDNGIDAMHVADVDGVRLAGFLIDAGPVASDTLLRIGTPGSTADHSANPTTMQDVFIRIGGAGPGLATNSVVVNSNNVIIDHTWLWRADHGSGVGWDTNRADYGLRVNGDDVLATGLFVEHFNKYDVYWSGERGRTIFFQNEKAYDAPNAAAITHDGIVGYAAYKVADSVATHEAWGLGSYCNYTADPTIVQAHGFQVPNGSGIRMHDLLVISLGGNGQYAHVVDDTGAPTSGTGTVPSKVTSFP; from the coding sequence ATGAGAAGCCGCACAGGACCGAGAGCGCTGGGTGTCGCGCTGGCCGCCATGGCGGCGCTGATCACCCTGCCCCTCGCCCACACCACCGCCGCCGCGGCCGGGACCCAGACCTGCGACACGGCCAACGCCGCCCAGGGAAAGCCCGCCACGGCGTCCTCCACCGAGAACGCCGGCACCCCCGCCTCCGCCGCCTTCGACGGCAGCACCACGACCCGCTGGTCCAGTGAGTTCTCCGACCCGCAATGGCTCCAGGTCGACCTCGGCTCGGTCAAGGACCTGTGCGCGATCGACCTGGACTGGGAAACGGCCTACGGCAAGGACTTCCAGCTCCAGGCCTCCACCGACGGGCAGAACTGGACCACCCTCACGACCGTCACCGGCGCGCGTGGCGGCACGGCGTCGTACGACGTCAGCGGCTCCGGCCGGTACGTCCGGATCTACGGCACCGCCCGCGGCACCGGGTACGGCTACTCCCTGTGGGAGGCCGCCGTGCACACCACGACCAGCCCGACCGGGCCGGTCCAGGGCGGCGGCGACCTCGGTCCCCACGTCATCGTCGTCGACCCCTCCACCCCCAACCTCCAGCAGAAGTTCGACGACGTCTTCCATCAGCAGGAGTCGGCCCAGTTCGGCACCGGGCGCTACCAGTTCCTGCTCAAGCCGGGCACGTACCACGGCATCAACGCCCAGCTCGGCTTCTACACCTCCCTCTCCGGGCTCGGCCTGAACCCCGACGACACCCAGATCAACGGTGACGTCACGGTCGACGCCGGCTGGTTCAACGGCAACGCCACGCAGAACTTCTGGCGTTCGGCGGAGAACCTCGCGATCACGCCGTCCAACGGCACCGACCGCTGGGCCGTCGCCCAGGCGGCGCCCTTCCGGCGCATCCACGTCAAGGGCGGCATGAACCTGGCCCCGACCGGCTACGGCTGGGCCTCCGGCGGCTACATCGCGGACTCGGAGATCGACGGCACGGTGGGCCCGTACTCCCAGCAGCAGTGGTACACCCGCGACAGCTCGGTCGGCGGCTGGACCAACGGCGTCTGGAACATGACGTTCTCCGGCGTCCGGGGCGCGCCCGCGACGAACTTCGACAGCGGCCCGTACACCACGCTGGACACCACCCCGGCCTCCCGCGAGAAGCCGTTCCTCTACCTGGACGGCTCCGCCTACAAGGTGTTCGTCCCGTCCCGGCGCACCAACGCCCGCGGCGTCTCCTGGCCGAACACCCCGGGTACGTCCATCCCGCTGGAGCAGTTCTACGTCGCCAAGCCCGGAGCCACCGCGGCCACCATCAACGCCGCCCTCGCCCAGGGCCTCAACCTCCTCTTCACGCCCGGCATCTACCACCTCGACCAGACGATCGACGTGACCCGCGCCGACACCGTCGTCCTCGGCCTCGGTCTCGCCACGCTCGTGCCGGACAACGGCATCGACGCGATGCACGTGGCCGACGTCGACGGCGTACGGCTCGCCGGGTTCCTCATCGACGCCGGACCGGTCGCCTCCGACACGCTGCTCCGCATCGGCACACCCGGCTCCACCGCCGACCACTCCGCGAACCCCACCACCATGCAGGACGTATTCATCCGCATCGGCGGCGCCGGACCCGGCCTCGCCACCAACTCGGTCGTGGTGAACAGCAACAACGTCATCATCGACCACACCTGGCTCTGGCGCGCCGACCACGGCAGCGGCGTCGGCTGGGACACCAACCGCGCGGACTACGGCCTCAGAGTCAACGGCGACGACGTACTCGCCACCGGCCTGTTCGTCGAACACTTCAACAAGTACGACGTCTACTGGAGCGGAGAACGCGGCCGGACGATCTTCTTCCAGAACGAGAAGGCGTACGACGCCCCGAACGCCGCCGCCATCACCCATGACGGCATCGTGGGCTACGCGGCCTACAAGGTCGCCGACTCCGTCGCCACCCACGAGGCCTGGGGCCTGGGCAGTTACTGCAACTACACGGCCGATCCCACGATCGTCCAGGCCCACGGCTTCCAGGTACCGAACGGCTCCGGCATCAGGATGCACGACCTGCTGGTGATCTCCCTCGGCGGCAACGGCCAGTACGCCCACGTCGTCGACGACACCGGCGCACCCACCTCGGGAACCGGCACCGTCCCCTCCAAGGTGACGTCGTTCCCCTAG